From one Salinibacterium hongtaonis genomic stretch:
- a CDS encoding sensor histidine kinase: MTLSDAPMIRQAPISVALILVLVVAAIDGGFVESTNAAYWATWATLGIAVAVSILASAVHSTALGIAVPFISMVAIAFGRAAIGPTVTLLLLLCVLWIALLPGRRWVVISGLSTLAAVALSYVWPTTVIDPTHVVMELVITPLMFSTIAAVINRVIEDNKARMESNELLVRQREEALADAVDLVSRLRENEAQLESAGYLFRSVLDSVTRQSVIGTDLSGLIDVWNTGAQTMLGLNAADVVGNRYIHEFHRDEELHERARELGYPAGATVLNPGFSALVEVARLGGSEDRDWTYLRANGDEVFAHVAVTPRIDENGRTVGYIFVGADVTDKKELAKLQDEFVGLVSHELRTPVSSILGYLELMRDATEPPLSDEQLQYLGVAERNAHRLLRLVGDLLFTAQVAAHKFPIEAAEVDLNGVVQASVESARPASQTANVLLLLRPADSHPVVWGDATRIAQACDNLLSNAIKFTPRGGTVSVNVSIEGEFARIAIRDTGMGIPPDEIAMLSTRFFRASTATRSAVQGVGLGLSITKAIVTAHGGELSAESEVGVGTTFTFTLPLRGRAA; encoded by the coding sequence ATGACGCTTTCAGACGCGCCCATGATTCGGCAGGCTCCGATCTCCGTTGCGCTCATCCTGGTGCTGGTCGTCGCGGCGATCGACGGAGGTTTCGTCGAAAGCACCAACGCCGCCTACTGGGCAACCTGGGCGACTCTGGGCATCGCTGTCGCCGTGTCTATTCTTGCGAGCGCGGTGCACAGCACGGCGCTGGGAATCGCCGTCCCGTTCATCTCTATGGTGGCCATCGCATTCGGTCGAGCGGCGATCGGGCCAACTGTCACGCTGCTCCTCCTGCTCTGTGTGCTCTGGATCGCCCTCCTCCCCGGGCGCCGATGGGTTGTCATTTCCGGGCTCAGCACCCTCGCCGCCGTGGCGTTGAGCTATGTCTGGCCCACCACCGTGATCGATCCCACCCACGTCGTGATGGAGCTCGTCATCACGCCCCTGATGTTCAGCACGATCGCCGCGGTCATCAACCGGGTAATAGAAGACAACAAGGCCAGGATGGAGTCCAACGAACTGCTGGTGCGGCAGCGCGAAGAAGCGCTCGCCGACGCTGTTGACCTGGTCTCTCGGTTGCGCGAGAACGAGGCTCAGCTCGAATCCGCCGGCTACCTGTTCCGTAGCGTGCTGGATTCCGTGACGAGGCAGTCCGTGATCGGCACCGATCTCTCCGGGCTCATCGACGTCTGGAACACCGGCGCCCAGACCATGTTGGGCCTCAACGCCGCCGATGTCGTCGGCAACCGGTACATCCATGAGTTCCACAGGGACGAAGAGCTTCACGAGCGCGCCCGTGAACTGGGATACCCCGCGGGCGCCACAGTGTTGAACCCGGGGTTCTCCGCCCTCGTGGAAGTCGCGCGTCTCGGCGGCTCTGAGGATCGCGACTGGACGTACTTGCGAGCCAACGGAGACGAGGTGTTTGCCCACGTCGCGGTGACCCCGCGCATTGATGAGAACGGTCGAACCGTCGGCTACATCTTCGTCGGCGCCGATGTCACAGATAAAAAGGAGCTCGCCAAGCTCCAGGATGAGTTCGTGGGTCTCGTCTCGCACGAACTGCGCACCCCCGTGAGTTCGATTCTCGGCTACCTCGAGCTGATGCGTGATGCCACAGAACCACCGCTCTCCGACGAACAGCTGCAGTATCTGGGCGTCGCCGAGCGCAACGCGCACCGCCTGCTCAGGCTTGTTGGGGATCTCCTGTTCACGGCTCAGGTGGCCGCTCATAAATTCCCCATCGAGGCGGCCGAGGTCGACCTCAACGGAGTAGTTCAGGCATCCGTAGAGTCGGCCAGGCCGGCATCCCAGACCGCCAATGTCTTGCTGCTTCTTCGCCCGGCAGACTCCCACCCTGTGGTGTGGGGCGATGCGACCCGCATCGCTCAGGCGTGCGACAACCTGCTCTCCAACGCCATCAAGTTCACTCCGCGCGGAGGAACGGTGTCAGTGAATGTCTCCATCGAGGGCGAGTTCGCCCGCATCGCGATCCGCGATACCGGGATGGGCATTCCGCCCGATGAGATCGCCATGCTCTCGACCCGGTTCTTCAGAGCGTCCACAGCCACGCGCAGCGCAGTTCAGGGTGTCGGCCTTGGACTCTCCATCACCAAGGCGATCGTTACGGCCCACGGCGGCGAACTGTCGGCCGAGAGCGAGGTGGGCGTTGGCACGACGTTTACCTTCACGCTTCCGCTCCGGGGCCGGGCGGCCTAA
- a CDS encoding CDP-alcohol phosphatidyltransferase family protein, translated as MTMTSETPRGRPSSIAELRAVAQPPEVRLRANAEHWTASLYLRNLSPYLTWMLLKTSVSANGVTGLMILTGWCTAFALLIPGITGAALALVLGQLQMLIDCCDGEVARWRGTSSPAGVFLDKVGHYTTESLIPIVLGIRAAGYPFDAPEDFFWTSLGLLLAVFILLNKALNDMVHVARANAGLAKLADRREESEPDQRMIAKLRRLARFVPFHRLYHSVELTILVFVAALIGLVIGPEIADRALLIALVPLAGLALVGHFVAIMASKRVRS; from the coding sequence ATGACGATGACATCAGAAACTCCGCGGGGACGGCCCTCGTCGATCGCCGAGCTGCGCGCCGTCGCCCAGCCGCCCGAGGTGCGTCTGCGCGCCAACGCCGAGCACTGGACGGCGTCGCTTTATCTGCGCAACCTTTCCCCGTACCTCACCTGGATGCTTCTCAAGACCTCCGTTTCGGCTAACGGTGTCACGGGACTCATGATCCTGACGGGCTGGTGCACTGCTTTCGCGCTGCTCATTCCCGGTATCACGGGCGCCGCGCTGGCTCTCGTTCTCGGCCAGCTTCAGATGCTGATCGACTGCTGCGATGGCGAGGTCGCCCGCTGGCGCGGCACGAGTTCACCGGCGGGAGTGTTTCTCGACAAGGTCGGGCACTACACGACCGAAAGCCTCATCCCCATCGTCCTGGGCATCCGTGCTGCCGGCTACCCGTTCGACGCGCCAGAAGACTTCTTCTGGACTTCGCTCGGCCTGCTCCTCGCGGTGTTCATCCTGCTCAACAAGGCGCTCAACGACATGGTTCATGTGGCCAGGGCCAATGCTGGTCTTGCCAAGTTGGCCGACCGCCGCGAGGAGTCCGAGCCAGACCAGCGCATGATCGCCAAGCTGCGCCGACTGGCTCGGTTTGTTCCATTCCACCGGCTTTATCACTCGGTAGAACTCACGATCCTGGTGTTCGTCGCCGCGCTCATCGGCCTTGTCATCGGCCCTGAGATCGCCGATCGTGCCCTTCTGATCGCACTCGTTCCGCTCGCCGGGCTGGCCCTCGTTGGGCACTTCGTGGCGATCATGGCGTCGAAGCGGGTGCGATCCTGA
- a CDS encoding carbon-nitrogen hydrolase family protein produces MSRGHAGSTHPQHQQVAIAVAQFAPGNDGERNLATVRDLATAAAERGAKLVVFPEYSSYFTPTLGANTVEAAEPLDGPFVIGVAAIAKILGIHIVAGMIEQTIGGDRVYNTVVAVDPQGRHVATYRKIHLYDAFGQQESEWVAPGPVERPEVFTVDGLTVGLQTCYDLRFPEVSRRLMDAGVDVIACPSEWVRGPLKEHHWRTLITARALENTLYVAAADHTPPIGVGNSMIVDPMGVEIATAGERVDIALGWVTKSRIDDVRITNPAVKLRRFGVHPL; encoded by the coding sequence CCCCCGGCAACGACGGCGAACGCAATCTCGCCACCGTGCGCGATCTCGCCACTGCTGCGGCAGAGCGGGGCGCCAAGCTCGTTGTCTTCCCCGAATACTCGTCGTATTTCACCCCCACTCTCGGCGCGAACACCGTTGAGGCTGCTGAGCCTCTCGACGGACCATTCGTCATCGGGGTCGCGGCCATTGCCAAGATTCTCGGCATCCATATTGTCGCTGGCATGATCGAGCAGACCATCGGGGGCGACCGGGTCTACAACACGGTTGTCGCGGTCGACCCGCAGGGCAGGCATGTTGCCACGTATCGCAAAATTCATCTGTATGACGCGTTCGGCCAGCAGGAGTCGGAGTGGGTCGCGCCGGGCCCCGTCGAACGGCCAGAAGTTTTCACGGTCGACGGACTCACCGTCGGTCTGCAGACCTGTTACGACCTTCGCTTTCCCGAGGTATCCCGGCGGTTGATGGATGCGGGGGTCGATGTCATCGCCTGCCCCAGCGAGTGGGTGCGCGGCCCGCTCAAGGAACACCACTGGCGCACGCTCATCACCGCGCGGGCTCTTGAGAACACCCTTTATGTTGCGGCAGCCGACCACACACCCCCCATCGGCGTGGGCAACAGCATGATCGTCGATCCCATGGGCGTCGAGATTGCTACTGCGGGGGAGCGCGTCGACATCGCCCTCGGCTGGGTGACAAAAAGTCGCATCGACGACGTGAGAATCACAAATCCTGCGGTAAAGCTCCGCAGATTTGGGGTACATCCGCTGTAG
- a CDS encoding glycosyltransferase family 2 protein, with protein sequence MLTQGKRPDDLRAGLESVLAQEGISADVVVVGNGWNPTGLPDGVRALALPENLGIPAGRNRGVEQVTGEWLFFLDDDARVPSPTFVTDAIALMTQDPTIGLVQPRVVDPSGVTNPRRWVPRIRKGEATHSSNVFSVWEGALVMPRVVFDRTGGWAEPFFYAHEGIELAWRVWDQGLRVWYAGDLVAYHPAIEPTRHDYYYRLNARNRVWLAKRNLPWVIAPLYVGSWTAIQLLRWARNPGALKAWFGGWRAGWREPAGERRRIRWVTVLRMARFGRPPLV encoded by the coding sequence GTGCTCACGCAGGGCAAGCGCCCCGACGATTTGCGGGCGGGCCTTGAGAGTGTGCTCGCCCAGGAGGGGATTTCGGCCGACGTCGTCGTTGTCGGCAACGGATGGAACCCCACGGGCCTTCCTGACGGCGTGCGCGCACTGGCCCTGCCCGAGAACCTGGGCATTCCTGCCGGTCGAAACCGGGGAGTAGAGCAGGTCACTGGCGAGTGGCTGTTCTTTCTCGACGACGACGCGCGCGTTCCTTCCCCCACTTTTGTGACGGATGCGATCGCCCTCATGACGCAGGACCCCACGATCGGGCTCGTGCAACCGCGGGTCGTCGACCCGTCCGGCGTCACCAACCCTCGCCGCTGGGTGCCGCGCATCCGCAAAGGGGAGGCCACCCACTCCAGCAACGTCTTCTCGGTGTGGGAGGGCGCGCTGGTGATGCCTCGCGTCGTCTTCGATCGCACGGGTGGATGGGCCGAGCCGTTCTTCTACGCCCACGAGGGCATAGAGCTGGCCTGGCGGGTGTGGGATCAGGGGCTCCGCGTCTGGTACGCGGGCGATCTTGTCGCTTATCACCCCGCAATCGAGCCGACCCGGCACGACTACTACTACAGGCTCAACGCCAGAAACCGGGTGTGGCTGGCCAAGCGCAACCTGCCCTGGGTGATCGCCCCGCTCTATGTCGGCAGCTGGACGGCCATTCAGCTGCTGCGCTGGGCCCGCAATCCGGGGGCGCTCAAGGCCTGGTTTGGCGGCTGGCGGGCCGGATGGCGCGAGCCGGCAGGGGAGCGTCGACGCATCAGGTGGGTAACGGTTTTGCGAATGGCACGTTTCGGTCGGCCACCATTGGTTTAA
- a CDS encoding S1C family serine protease, translating to MAENPQVPEDQTPENAPETPQAPETSSVVPPLAPSTDAGHQPVSSPSVDTTPAGSPAHHTPPAGPPAGEAPRAAAPGTPDASGKPEKKRSMAAGMVAVAAVAALVGGAVGAGVVALNMDNGSVVATNDRVGTNLMINDVDNATVISGVAAKVAPSVVTLSVTGGSASGTGSGVILTEDGYIVTNAHVATLSGATSDPTIKVQSYDGRLFNATLVGSDPIADLAVVKVESDVTFQPAEFANSNKLNVGDIAIAIGAPLGLANTVTSGVISALNRSITVASSEAPDTEEAPDPDDGQNGFGPFDFWQFDNGQGNSGSTSTSTTIALPVIQTDAAINPGNSGGALVDEDGKVIGINVAIASTGTSSSETSGNIGVGFAIPSNLAKRVAFDIINDGSTSHGLLGAMVADVTDDPSLADSDTTGAAIQDVTPGGPAEKAGLKAGDLITEFNGIPVTGKTDLTAQVRVLPGGDEAEVTYIRGGKSYTTTVTLDSLQ from the coding sequence ATGGCCGAGAACCCCCAGGTCCCCGAGGACCAGACCCCCGAGAACGCCCCAGAAACACCTCAGGCACCCGAGACTTCGTCGGTGGTGCCTCCTCTGGCGCCGTCGACCGACGCCGGGCATCAGCCCGTTTCGTCGCCATCCGTTGACACCACGCCCGCTGGGTCGCCCGCACATCACACACCCCCGGCTGGCCCGCCCGCAGGTGAAGCACCTCGCGCAGCGGCGCCCGGAACGCCGGATGCTTCCGGCAAGCCGGAGAAGAAGCGCTCGATGGCCGCGGGCATGGTTGCCGTCGCGGCGGTCGCCGCCCTCGTCGGCGGAGCGGTCGGCGCTGGCGTTGTCGCGCTCAACATGGATAACGGCAGCGTCGTAGCAACGAACGACAGGGTCGGCACCAACCTCATGATCAACGACGTGGATAACGCCACGGTGATCAGTGGTGTCGCGGCCAAGGTCGCCCCTTCGGTTGTGACTCTGTCGGTGACGGGCGGGTCCGCATCGGGAACCGGATCCGGCGTCATCCTTACCGAGGATGGCTACATCGTGACCAACGCCCACGTCGCAACGCTGAGCGGAGCGACGTCGGACCCCACGATCAAGGTGCAGAGCTACGACGGCCGCCTCTTCAACGCCACACTCGTCGGCAGCGACCCCATCGCCGATCTTGCGGTGGTCAAAGTCGAGAGCGACGTCACGTTCCAGCCGGCCGAGTTCGCCAATTCGAACAAGCTCAATGTCGGCGATATTGCCATCGCCATCGGCGCCCCGCTTGGTCTAGCCAACACGGTAACGAGCGGTGTAATCAGCGCCCTCAACCGCAGCATCACCGTTGCGTCGTCCGAGGCGCCAGACACGGAGGAGGCCCCGGACCCTGACGATGGCCAGAACGGCTTTGGCCCGTTCGATTTCTGGCAGTTCGATAACGGACAGGGCAACAGCGGTTCTACTTCGACGTCGACCACAATCGCCCTCCCGGTCATTCAGACCGATGCGGCCATCAACCCCGGCAACTCGGGTGGCGCCCTCGTCGACGAGGATGGCAAGGTCATCGGCATCAACGTGGCGATCGCCAGCACGGGAACATCGTCGTCCGAGACGAGCGGCAACATCGGCGTCGGCTTTGCTATCCCGTCGAACCTGGCTAAGCGCGTGGCCTTCGACATCATCAACGACGGCTCCACCTCCCACGGGTTGCTGGGGGCCATGGTTGCCGATGTCACGGATGACCCGTCCCTGGCCGATAGCGACACGACGGGAGCGGCGATTCAGGATGTCACCCCCGGTGGCCCTGCGGAGAAAGCTGGGCTCAAGGCGGGCGACCTCATCACCGAGTTCAATGGAATTCCCGTGACGGGCAAGACCGATCTCACGGCGCAGGTACGAGTGCTCCCTGGTGGCGACGAGGCCGAAGTCACCTATATTCGCGGCGGCAAGTCCTACACAACCACGGTCACGCTCGATTCGCTTCAGTAG
- a CDS encoding response regulator, which translates to MSEPYRVIVIEDDPDVAFYIKTVLTKQGCIVQTFHDPAFAQQAMRLYEPDVVITDIEMPGITGIQVIELVRAVRPGTPVVVMTAHVSVDYAVEALRANADEFLTKPIPSADLIAVVTRLADEFRRAKASMPDPEVVLAIGAHPDDVELGVGGILLGHRSAGDAVHILTLSRGGKGGQVSERQTEAFVSAEMLGARLHLEDLPDSEIAENEPTLSLIAKVVAEIRPTIVYVHSDHDMHQDHRAVHKAALLATRAVRSVSCYQSPSSTVDFRPNRFVAIDEFLDKKIQLVQAHKSQVAVSRAHTSDALLAAARYWSRFGDGEACEPLEIVRDSGDLSFGSADVALALKAHRQAQASQLSQ; encoded by the coding sequence ATGAGTGAGCCATATCGCGTCATAGTGATCGAGGACGATCCAGACGTCGCGTTCTATATCAAGACGGTGCTGACGAAGCAGGGGTGCATCGTCCAGACGTTCCACGATCCCGCATTCGCCCAGCAAGCGATGCGTCTTTACGAGCCGGATGTTGTGATCACCGACATCGAGATGCCCGGCATCACGGGAATCCAGGTCATCGAGTTGGTGAGGGCTGTGCGCCCCGGCACCCCGGTTGTCGTCATGACCGCACACGTGTCGGTCGACTACGCCGTCGAGGCTCTGCGGGCTAATGCCGACGAGTTTCTCACCAAGCCGATCCCCTCGGCCGATCTCATCGCGGTCGTCACGCGGCTTGCAGACGAGTTTCGCCGGGCCAAGGCGAGCATGCCAGACCCTGAGGTTGTGCTTGCCATCGGCGCGCACCCCGACGACGTCGAGCTCGGTGTGGGCGGAATCCTCCTGGGCCACCGGTCGGCGGGCGACGCGGTTCACATCCTCACCCTCTCCCGCGGCGGCAAGGGCGGACAGGTCAGTGAACGCCAGACGGAGGCATTCGTTTCGGCCGAAATGCTCGGCGCGCGGCTGCATCTCGAAGACCTGCCAGATTCTGAAATCGCCGAGAACGAGCCCACGCTGAGCCTCATCGCCAAGGTCGTCGCCGAGATCCGCCCCACGATCGTCTATGTGCACAGCGATCACGACATGCACCAGGATCACCGTGCCGTGCACAAGGCCGCGCTGCTGGCCACACGCGCCGTGCGCAGCGTCTCGTGCTACCAGTCGCCCTCGTCGACGGTCGATTTTCGACCCAACCGCTTTGTGGCCATCGACGAGTTTCTCGACAAAAAGATCCAGCTCGTGCAGGCTCACAAATCGCAGGTCGCGGTGAGCCGCGCCCACACCTCAGATGCCCTGCTGGCGGCAGCCCGCTACTGGTCCCGCTTCGGGGATGGCGAGGCGTGCGAACCCCTCGAGATCGTTCGAGATTCGGGTGATCTCTCATTTGGTTCTGCGGATGTTGCTTTAGCGCTCAAGGCCCACCGCCAGGCCCAGGCGAGCCAGCTGTCGCAGTGA
- a CDS encoding pyridoxal phosphate-dependent aminotransferase, translated as MTVSGSWSRAAEGAMLLGPDGTLAQTIFAEMTALATATNAVNLGQGFPDEDGPPEVLEAARKAISDGANQYPPGVGIPVLRQAIARHQKRFYDLDIDPDREVVVTAGATEALAATILALTEPGDEVVTFEPFYDSYAAIIGLARAVHRVVPLRAPHFQPDHEQLRAAITDRTRLIIVNDPHNPTGSVFSTETLDLVVELAHRHDAIIVTDEVYEHLVFASAHTPLATRAGAAERTVSISSAGKTFNTTGWKVGWLTAPAPLASAILAVKQYLTYSNAAPLQPAIAVGLDLPDTFFSGAAATLARRRDLLCAGLEAAGFGVAVPSAGYFVVADAAPLGATDAHEFCRALPERAGVAAIPLTAFVRPERQSDYSTLVRFAFCKRDDVLQEASERLRSLR; from the coding sequence ATGACGGTGTCTGGCTCGTGGTCTCGCGCGGCAGAAGGGGCGATGCTTCTCGGCCCCGACGGCACGCTGGCGCAAACGATATTCGCCGAGATGACGGCGTTGGCTACCGCGACGAACGCCGTGAACCTCGGCCAGGGATTCCCCGACGAAGACGGCCCGCCCGAAGTGCTCGAAGCGGCACGGAAGGCCATCTCGGACGGCGCCAATCAATATCCTCCCGGCGTGGGCATCCCGGTGCTCCGGCAGGCGATCGCTCGTCACCAGAAGCGGTTCTACGACCTCGATATTGACCCCGATCGCGAGGTTGTCGTCACGGCAGGAGCAACGGAGGCGCTGGCCGCCACGATCTTGGCCCTCACGGAACCGGGCGACGAGGTCGTCACCTTCGAACCGTTCTACGACTCCTATGCCGCCATAATCGGCTTAGCCCGTGCGGTGCACCGCGTCGTGCCGCTGCGCGCCCCGCACTTTCAGCCCGACCATGAGCAGCTACGCGCCGCCATCACCGACCGCACCCGGCTGATTATCGTCAACGACCCGCACAATCCCACGGGATCCGTCTTCAGCACCGAGACGCTCGACCTGGTAGTAGAACTCGCCCACCGGCACGACGCGATCATCGTGACCGATGAAGTGTATGAGCACCTTGTGTTCGCCAGTGCCCACACGCCTCTCGCTACGAGAGCGGGTGCGGCAGAGCGCACGGTGAGCATCTCCAGCGCTGGCAAGACCTTCAACACCACGGGCTGGAAGGTGGGATGGCTCACAGCGCCGGCTCCCTTGGCATCCGCGATTCTCGCTGTGAAGCAATACCTGACCTATTCGAACGCGGCTCCGCTACAACCCGCGATAGCGGTCGGGCTCGATCTGCCCGACACCTTCTTCTCCGGGGCCGCCGCAACGCTCGCTCGGCGCCGCGACCTCCTCTGCGCAGGGCTGGAGGCAGCCGGTTTCGGTGTCGCGGTGCCCTCTGCTGGCTACTTCGTTGTGGCCGACGCAGCACCGTTAGGCGCAACCGATGCCCACGAGTTCTGCCGCGCCCTGCCCGAGAGGGCTGGGGTCGCCGCGATCCCCCTCACCGCCTTCGTGCGGCCAGAGCGGCAATCCGACTACTCGACGCTCGTGAGGTTTGCGTTCTGCAAGCGTGACGACGTGCTTCAGGAAGCATCGGAGCGGCTTCGGTCCCTGAGATGA
- a CDS encoding glycosyltransferase family 2 protein, whose protein sequence is MPRETAEYPGVSYVMPVLNEVEHIEAAILSLTGQDYPGECEIVLALGPSVDGTNRVIEEMAKADPRIRSIENELGSTPGGLNAAIRASHFPIVVRVDAHSVLPPNYTRIAVETLLRTGADNVGGIMKAEGVTPFERAVAHAYGSKAGLGGTPHHVGGKEGPAETAYLGTFQRHRLLEVGLFDEGIKRGQDWELNRRLRATGGTVWFTPDLEVVYRPRSSLVKLIRQFVATGIWRGELARRFPSENGLRYFVPPLAVIGVVLGLVLGTIGAIAGTWLVFAYLVPALYAFFVVVATIPVLGSEGIRAALWHLVALPCIHFGWGAGFVLGYFKLSRNITAHTGR, encoded by the coding sequence ATGCCGCGAGAAACCGCTGAATACCCCGGGGTCTCCTATGTCATGCCCGTGCTCAACGAGGTCGAGCACATCGAGGCAGCCATCCTGAGTCTCACAGGACAGGATTACCCGGGAGAGTGCGAGATCGTGCTCGCTCTCGGCCCCAGTGTCGACGGAACCAATCGGGTTATCGAAGAGATGGCCAAGGCCGACCCTCGCATCCGCAGCATCGAGAACGAACTCGGCAGCACGCCCGGCGGCCTAAACGCCGCGATTCGAGCCTCACACTTTCCCATCGTTGTTCGTGTCGATGCTCACTCGGTGTTGCCGCCGAACTACACCCGCATTGCGGTAGAGACGCTTCTGCGCACGGGAGCCGACAACGTCGGCGGCATCATGAAGGCAGAGGGTGTCACGCCATTCGAGCGCGCCGTGGCTCACGCCTACGGTTCGAAGGCGGGGCTCGGAGGAACCCCTCACCACGTCGGCGGCAAAGAGGGGCCAGCAGAAACGGCTTACCTCGGCACTTTTCAGCGCCATCGTCTGCTTGAGGTCGGGCTCTTCGATGAGGGAATCAAGCGCGGCCAAGACTGGGAGCTCAACCGTCGCCTGCGGGCGACAGGCGGAACGGTGTGGTTCACTCCCGACCTCGAGGTCGTTTACCGGCCCCGATCAAGCCTGGTTAAGCTGATCCGCCAGTTCGTGGCCACGGGAATCTGGCGGGGAGAGTTGGCACGTCGCTTTCCCTCAGAAAACGGCCTGCGATACTTTGTTCCGCCTCTTGCCGTGATCGGCGTTGTGCTCGGACTCGTCCTCGGAACGATCGGCGCGATCGCAGGCACCTGGCTGGTCTTCGCCTACCTAGTTCCTGCTCTCTACGCCTTCTTCGTGGTGGTTGCCACGATCCCCGTTCTCGGTAGCGAGGGTATTCGGGCCGCGTTATGGCACCTCGTGGCGCTGCCGTGCATACACTTCGGATGGGGTGCAGGCTTCGTGCTGGGCTACTTCAAACTCAGCCGCAACATCACGGCTCACACGGGGAGATGA